TCTCCACACAGGCCGAGTGCCGCCGAACGGTCCTCAGTCAACAAGTGCAGTGCAATACGCTCAGCGGAACGATAGCCAAGCCCGGGTAACCGCTTCAGGCGCCCGACGAGGGCATCGAAGACTGGATTCATTTTCTTCCAGCAAAAAAGAGCTACATCATTCCGGGCAACTGGAAGCCCGCCGAGACCTTACCCATCTCTTCCTCATTCATAGCCTTCGCCTTCTCGGCAGCCTCTTGGACCGCAGCCAAGATCGTTTCCTCAACAAACTCGGCCTCTTCTTCCAGAAATTCTGGATCTAACTTGAGTGCCTTAAACTCTCCATTTCCGCTGATTTTCACCTGGACAGCCCCGCCTCCCGCCGAGATGTCCAACTCCTTTGCAGCAAGTTCTGCCTGCAGCGATTCCATCTTACGCTGCATTTTCTGGGCTTGTTTCAAAATCTTTCCGACGCCGGCCATAGTGAGTATTTAATGAATGAGTTAACTGGGTATACGATCACCACGACTAACACGCGAAAGCGACTTGGCAATGATCCATTGATCAGGAACTCGCAAAGGGGTGCGATTGAGGGAACAAGAAGTTTTTCGGGTCATTGTTCAGATTAGATCGACAGAGAGAAGCGACAACTTGCCATCGCTCTTACTTTTTGAGGCACGCAACCGTGCTCCATGCGCCGCGAATACAGGTATCCTCTCCAAATTGTTCGACAACCGGATCTTCAAGAAACAGAGCATCGTCCATCGTGTTCGGCCCCAGACCATCAAAGGCAGGATAGGCCTGAGCATCTCCGATAACCTTCGGTGCAATATACTGAATAAGGTAGTCTATGGCGCCGTGCCGCATGAGAGAACGCATTAAGCCACTGCCAGGTTCGATCATTACCCCAGATACACCCATGTTACCCAAAGTCTGCTTGAGCGTAGCCCACTCCACATGCCCTTGTGCATCTGTTTTCACCGCTACGACTGCACCTCCCTTTTCTCGAAAAGCCGATAAATACCCGGAGTCCTCAGCCCATGCATCCGTGGACAGAACGATGGTTCTATCTACAAAGGAGTCATTCAACAAACGAGCGTCAGCGGCTTGATTTAATTCGGCCTTTATATCGATTACAATTCGTTGTGAGCACGTCTCAGGCTCTCCAAGCCGTCGGATCGTCAGACTTGGATCATCGGCCAACACTGTTCCGGAACCCACGAGAATGGCCGGAAAATAGAACCGCCATTCCATAACATTTGCCCGAGCAATCTCTCCTGTAATCCAGCGGGAATGTCCTGTGCGCGTCGCAATTTTACCGTCCAGCGTGGTTGCGATTTTCACTGCGAACATGGTTTCATTCTTATGAACCATGCGGTGATTGAACAGCGGATTCATCCCGTTGCAGGTGGATGCTAGAACATCCGGGACCACCTCAATACCTGCGTCGCGCAGGATAGTCAGTCCCTTGCCCGCATGTTTTGGATTCGGGTCGAGGGTCCCTACAATTACCCGACTGATACCCGCCTCGATAATGCCGTCGACACATGGTGGGGTTCGCCCGTGAGTTGAGCACGGCTCCATGGTCACCACCATGGTTGCCTCAGGCTTCGGCCGCCGACCCAAGGCCTTCAACGCCTGGCGCTCTGCATGCAATTCGCCTACCTTCGGATGAAAGCCCTCTGCGACGATCTCCCCATCCTCGATAATCAATGCCCCGACGGCCGGATTAGGGTGTGTCCGCCCCCATCCACGCATGCCGACTTCGATCGCCCGTCGCATCCACGCCTCATATTGCTCTAAATCAGTCATCTCAGCCACGAACAAAGGGATTGGTTCGCTTTTCACGTCCTACCTCAGTTTCAGGACCATGTCCTGGATAGAGGATTGTGCTATCGGGCAATGAGTAGATTTCACGTTTAATCGAATTCAAGAGCAGATCCGTATCGCCACCGGGCAAATCTGTTCTCCCTACACTTCCCGCGAAAATTGCATCCCCGACAATCGCTACCGCGTCCCCTTGCGACCAGAACAGGAGACTCCCAGGACAATGGCCAGGAACATGACGCGTCTCCCAGTCTCGATCTAGGAATTGGAGCTTCTCGCCCCCAGAAACCCAACGATCAATTTTGCCCGATTCGAATTTCAATCCGGGTAATGCGTAAGCCGCCATCAACTGAGGCTGCTCAAACATCACCTGGTCGTCTCGGTGTCCCCAGGCAGGAATGCCCGCTGCGTTAAAGTGATGCAGATCGATCATGTGGTCCCAATGCCCATGGGTCATCAAAACCTGGTTCAAGGTTAAGCTCTCTGCTTCACAAAAACGGCTCACCTGGTTATAACTATCCAGCGGTGTATCGAACAAAACCGCCTGCTGCGTCGAGCGCTCAAAAACAAGAATTGCATTGGTAGCCGCTGGGCCCAGTTCGAATATTTTAAATTCCATATGGTCGAACCAACGCCTCCAGCGCGGACCTGCAAACGCATTTTGCGCTTTCCTCTCATTCTCTAGGGGCCTTTATTCTCGGGCTTTTCAAAATCATGGATACGCTTAAATTTGCAGTTCTGCCCGGAGACTACATCGGGCCCGAAGTTATGGAAGTCGCGCTGGCGGTCTTAGAGAAAGTTGCCGCTCAAGACGGATTCGCTCTCGAATATACTACAGCTGACGTCGGTGGCATTGGGATAGACAACCACGGAAAGGCACTTCCGGACAGCACTCTCGAGCTCTGCAGGCAGGGTGACGCTATCTTATTTGGCTCGGTCGGCGGACCTAAGTGGGAAAGCTTACCCCCCAAAGAACAGCCCGAGCGCGCCGCCCTCCTTCCCTTGCGCAAGGAATTCAGCCTCTTCGCAAACATCCGACCCGGCCTCTTGTTTCCAGAGCTCGTCGACGCCTCGCCTTTAAAGACAGAGCGCATACCCGATGGCATCGATATCGTATGCATCCGTGAGCTTACCGGTGGGATTTACTTCGGCCAGCCTAAGACAACCGACGAGCTGGGAGACGGCGACATCCAAGCCGTAGACACTATGGTCTACAAAAAGAGCGAAATTGAGCGCATCGCCTGTGTGGCAATCACCGCCGCGCGAGGCCGAGGCAAGCGTGTCTGCTCGGTAGATAAGGCCAATGTTCTCGAAACGTCCGTCCTTTGGCGCAAAGTGGTCACTGAGCTATTTGCTGCCGAAGCTCCCGATATCGAACTATCTCACATGTATATCGATAACGCGGCTATGCAGATGGCTCGCGACCCAAACCAGTTTGATGTCGTCTTTACCGAAAACATGTTTGGAGACATCCTCTCCGACGAAATGGCCGTCATCTGCGGGTCACTCGGCATGATGGCATCGGCCAGCCTCGGAGCTACCAACAATCGCTTCGACAAGCCCTTTGGCCTCTATGAGCCAGCTGGCGGCACCGCACCCGATATCGCAGGTCAAAACCTGGCTAATCCGTGTGCACAAATCCTCTCCGCAGCCCTCATGCTGCGCTATAGCTTCGGCCTTGAAGCCAGTGCTCAAAAGATCGAGCAGGCCGTCGAGAGCGTCGTAAAAGGTGGCACCCGAACCGGCGACATTGCCTTTGGTCGCGAAGCAGTGTCTACGACCGCCATGCGCGATGCAATTTTGGCGGCACTGTAGGGCTTTCTTGGGTATACCGAGCACCAGTTCAGCATTAGATTGGCAAAGCAAAGTTGGAGCTTGGGGTCCCCTGGGCTAATTATCCCTCCCTGCCCGAAGCCAAGCGCTGATTAAGGGGTGCGGGTTTTCGGGCCGGGATTGCATCTGTGGGACGAATAGTGTTCCCACAAAGAATGTATGTTCCGTCAGCTCGATAATACGGAGCTCTCCCTCGGCCCACACCCCTAATGTTCACAAACCTATACAATCAATTACCAGAGCACGCCACGCGTCTCTAAATCGAGCTCCAAAACACTATTTAACCCGGATTATGCGATAGCAGCTTGAAGGTGCAAGATATTGATAGAAAGGAGATTAAGGGAGCCTCAAGACGGCTCCATGGGATTTTTTATGGGTAAATTTAAGGCTCTCTCGGCGATTTAATGATAGCCGTCCAGTCCACATAGCTCGGAGCTAAGACTCTAAAAAATCGATATCAAAAAGTCGGGCTGGTGATCGATTTAAACCGCGATTTGAGATTTCAAAGGGCTCCCTTTTGTGCTGTTCTAAAATATAGAACAATGAAGTTGACACGATAATTCTATATATTAGGACAGCATTAAGTGAACAATACCCTTACAAATGGCCTCGCACTGCTTTCGCTAATAGCAAATAGCGGAAAGAGTCATGGTGTCACCGAACTGGCTCACATGTCCGGTCTCCCAAAGAGTCACGTTCACCGTTTGCTTCAGTCGTTAGTAGAAGCCCGATATCTAGACAAGGATTACCAAAGCCGCTATCGAATAAGCGTGGGAGCCCTCCGCCTCGGCCGCGAACTCTTGCGCAACATCCCTATTCGCCAAACCGCCCTCCCGGAAATGTTAAGTGTCGCTCCACGCGAATCTTTATCGCTTACCTTGGCCCTTCCATTCGGCTATGAAGCAATCACCGTCGCTCATACTTCACCGGATGGTACTGTGCGAGGACCGATGGAGAGCATTGGTAGCGTCCTATCCAGTCATGCCTCCGCGAGCGGAAAGCTATTTCTAGCCTATAAAGAGGATTCGGAACTCCAGGAAATTTTACCTGAGCTGATCTTCGAACCGTTAGGCCCAAATACGCACAAAGATGCATCCAGTCTTCTTGACGATCTAAAGCGAATACGTGGGCGCGGCTACAGTATCAATAACTGCGAAAACGGTTTCAATACCATCAGCCTTGCCTGCCCTATCACTGATCAAGATGGGAAAGTTTTCGCAGCCCTAGGCTGCTCCGGTGCGACAGAGTCGCTTCCACTGAAAAAAACCGATCATTTTGTAGGCGTTCTAAATAGCGCGA
This genomic window from Opitutales bacterium contains:
- the leuB gene encoding 3-isopropylmalate dehydrogenase — encoded protein: MDTLKFAVLPGDYIGPEVMEVALAVLEKVAAQDGFALEYTTADVGGIGIDNHGKALPDSTLELCRQGDAILFGSVGGPKWESLPPKEQPERAALLPLRKEFSLFANIRPGLLFPELVDASPLKTERIPDGIDIVCIRELTGGIYFGQPKTTDELGDGDIQAVDTMVYKKSEIERIACVAITAARGRGKRVCSVDKANVLETSVLWRKVVTELFAAEAPDIELSHMYIDNAAMQMARDPNQFDVVFTENMFGDILSDEMAVICGSLGMMASASLGATNNRFDKPFGLYEPAGGTAPDIAGQNLANPCAQILSAALMLRYSFGLEASAQKIEQAVESVVKGGTRTGDIAFGREAVSTTAMRDAILAAL
- a CDS encoding YbaB/EbfC family nucleoid-associated protein — translated: MAGVGKILKQAQKMQRKMESLQAELAAKELDISAGGGAVQVKISGNGEFKALKLDPEFLEEEAEFVEETILAAVQEAAEKAKAMNEEEMGKVSAGFQLPGMM
- a CDS encoding IclR family transcriptional regulator produces the protein MNNTLTNGLALLSLIANSGKSHGVTELAHMSGLPKSHVHRLLQSLVEARYLDKDYQSRYRISVGALRLGRELLRNIPIRQTALPEMLSVAPRESLSLTLALPFGYEAITVAHTSPDGTVRGPMESIGSVLSSHASASGKLFLAYKEDSELQEILPELIFEPLGPNTHKDASSLLDDLKRIRGRGYSINNCENGFNTISLACPITDQDGKVFAALGCSGATESLPLKKTDHFVGVLNSAINNIRLNLKQEITSL
- the ribD gene encoding bifunctional diaminohydroxyphosphoribosylaminopyrimidine deaminase/5-amino-6-(5-phosphoribosylamino)uracil reductase RibD; the protein is MKSEPIPLFVAEMTDLEQYEAWMRRAIEVGMRGWGRTHPNPAVGALIIEDGEIVAEGFHPKVGELHAERQALKALGRRPKPEATMVVTMEPCSTHGRTPPCVDGIIEAGISRVIVGTLDPNPKHAGKGLTILRDAGIEVVPDVLASTCNGMNPLFNHRMVHKNETMFAVKIATTLDGKIATRTGHSRWITGEIARANVMEWRFYFPAILVGSGTVLADDPSLTIRRLGEPETCSQRIVIDIKAELNQAADARLLNDSFVDRTIVLSTDAWAEDSGYLSAFREKGGAVVAVKTDAQGHVEWATLKQTLGNMGVSGVMIEPGSGLMRSLMRHGAIDYLIQYIAPKVIGDAQAYPAFDGLGPNTMDDALFLEDPVVEQFGEDTCIRGAWSTVACLKK
- a CDS encoding MBL fold metallo-hydrolase produces the protein MEFKIFELGPAATNAILVFERSTQQAVLFDTPLDSYNQVSRFCEAESLTLNQVLMTHGHWDHMIDLHHFNAAGIPAWGHRDDQVMFEQPQLMAAYALPGLKFESGKIDRWVSGGEKLQFLDRDWETRHVPGHCPGSLLFWSQGDAVAIVGDAIFAGSVGRTDLPGGDTDLLLNSIKREIYSLPDSTILYPGHGPETEVGREKRTNPFVRG